TCTATCAATAGATTACGATATTAAAATATTTATATCAATACGTATTTACAATAAAAATTCTACAAAAGTTTGACAAAACATCCGAAAAAGAAGGAGATGGAATAGCTCCATCTCCTGGCGGTGATTATAAATTCATTGTTTCTGGTTCTCCATTATCATTCATCAATCGAATGGTTTCTGGTTTTATTTCAAGAATAATGTAATCGGGGTCATGAGGGCTCTCAATCCATTTTTCCATCTTCTCATTCCAGAATTTTTCCTTGAGTGACTGATCTTCACGGATTGAAGCTTTTCCCTGTACCTCGATATAGGCATCACCCATTCCTTCACCTTCATATCCGAGCAGGATATGAACATATGGGTTCCTTTCAACCTCTTCCGCTTTGTACGTTTCTTTACTTGTCGGAGTGTATAATGTCAAGTCCTCATTGAAAAAGGTCATGTATCGGGAGTGCGGCTTATTCCCGACTACGGTTGCCAGCGTGCCAACCTTTGATTCACCAAGTACCTGAGTGATTTTTTCTTTTAAGTTTTGACTAGCCATATGAATTCCTCCTTTTTTTGTGCATGTATTTAATATTCTCTTTATGTGACTTCATAAACCAAAAAAGCCCTGGCATTCCCAGGGCAGTTAATCCAATTCATTGTCAAGGTCTACATTGTACTTCTTTTCGCTTGAGGATGAATCTTTTGAGTGATGCCCATCCTTTTCTTCATGTTTTTCCTGGTTAAGGTCCTCCATCGGAATCGTGTCGACTGTCAATTCACTTTTGAATTTGTCATGAAGACTTTCTGTTCTGGTTTCATATTGCTCAGGGTTGTCCATATTTTGAGTATTATCAACTGGAATGTTCTTTTTCTTTTCCTTTCCCACAATGCTCACCTCTCTTATTTTTTAAAGGCTGGAACTTGCATTATTTATCATAGGACATGGCTTATTTACTGCTATTCGACTCTTCCTGTGGTTTTACAGGATCCCTTTGAGGCTCGATATCCTTGTTGTGTTCCTTTTTCTTCTCCTGCTCAACTGAACCGTCGTTCTTATTTTTATTTAATTCTGTCATGATAAAAGCCTCCTTATCGCTGGGATTATTATAAAAATACCCTTTTATAGGTAATTGAAACAAACAACAATTAATCCTTTTAACTCATTGTCGAGATTAACCCAAGGGTCGAAGATGGTATCCAGGTTCCTTACAGATTAAATAAGAGCGAGTCCAGTATTATTTCAAGATTCTGTTCAATGTCTTTTCAGCCATTCACCTTCATATAGTTAGAATGTATGTTTAACTAGCGGAATATGGAGGGGGAGTGTGATGATAATCATCCGGTTTCCAGATGGTGCAAGCGGCCAGATGCTGCAGAATCTGTCTGGGAAACAGAAGGAAATATACGAGCAACTAGACAATAGCTTGACGATGTTCGAGTATGATACAACCTTTCAGCTTCTTTTTGAAATAAAACTTCGCGAGAATATCATTGAAGCGGCATTAAAGCTTAAGGATGCTTCTGTAGCTTTTACCTCCTTCAAATATTCAAGATTCAATCCAGTTTATTGGACAAAAGGACCGAGGGGCTATTTGTTGAATCCGAATGTCCGGCCTTCTGATGCGATTAATGATATTTATGAAAATGGTCAGGAATACGCATTCGAGTGCTCCACAGCAATGGTGATCATTTTCTACAAAGCCGTTCTGGATTCAATAAGATTGTCGGATTTCAACTATTTATTCAGAGGGTTGCTCGTTTGGAATTGGAATTATGACCCTGATTTGGCCATCATCACGTTAGAAGGGAATGAGTTTATACCTGGCGATGTGGTGTATTTCATGAATCCTGATTTTGATAAACCAATTTGGCGAGGGGAAAATGCTGTAGTCCTTGGAAATGGATTATATTATGGACATGGTATAGGAATAGGTACAGCTGAGGAAATGATTAGTGCTCTTAATACACTTCGGAAAAATGGCTCGACTACCTCCGCCTTTATGCTCCAGCAGCATAGCAGGCTGAATTTTAAATACTTGTCCCAGTTTTCAAGGTGAAATAGGAAACAATAGTAAAAGACTGGCTAAATTGCCGGTCTTTTTTTCTATTTCCTTTTGCTCATTTTTTTTAAAAGGGAATCTTGTATCATTTACGAGGCATAGTTTTAAAATTTGGGGGAATATAAAAAGAGACATATTATATACATTTCTAATTCCGGATGTGGAATTTATAGGCATGTTAAAAAGGGAGTTTTGGAAATGAGATTAACCAAGGTGCTTGAAGAACTCGGCAGCAGTTTAAAAAAATACATGAATGATGCAGACCCTGAATTGTCTGGAATCCAGATGGATTCACGTAAAGTGGAGCCAGGAGATTTATTTGTTGCGATAACAGGCTTTCAGATAGATGGCCACAAGTTTATTAATGAAGCCATAGACAATGGTGCTGCTGCTGTCATAGGTGAAAATGAGCTTGAACTTTCTGTCCCTTATATTCAGGTATTCGACAGCAGGCTTGCACTGGGAAGGGCAGCGAGCGCATTTTATCAACACCCGTCGAGGAAGCATACGGTAATAGGCATCACAGGTACAAATGGGAAAACGACCGTTTCTTACATTCTAAAGCACATCCTAGAGCATGCGGGCAAAAGCTGCTCTCTCCTGGGGACTGTGTCTTATATTATAAATAATGAAGTGTACAAGCCTTCCAATACCACTCCGGACGCTTTACAAATTCAGGAATTGATTTCGAAAAGCAATGATGAATTTGTTGTTTTGGAAGTGTCATCACATGCCTTGAAGCAATACAGAATCGAGGGGCTTGAGCTGGATTATGGGTTGTTCACGAATTTATCCCATGATCACCTCGATTACCATCCGACAATTGAAGATTATTTCGAAGCCAAAACATTGATGTATAACTACATGAAAAAAGAGGGTTCGGCTGTGGTCAGCAGGTTGGGCGAGTGGGGTGACAGGCTGGACAGTATTTTAAAAGCTAAAGAAATTCCGGTATATTCAATTGGTTATGATGACATCCACGATTTGAAAATTGAGGACATTAAATTGAACGGAGAAAGCAGATTTGACATCCAAATGGGAGGGATCACATACCCTTTGACTTTTCCATCCCCTGGCCTACACAATGTCTATAATGCTGCAATGGCCTTCTTGACAGCAGTAAAAATCGGGATCAGTCCTGATGTGATTACTGAAGCACTAAAATCTTTCCCTGGAGTGCCTGGAAGGTTCGAGATGATTTCTCATCCTGAAGGTGCTACTTTCATTGTCGATTATGCACATACAAAGGATGCGATTGAATACTGCCTGCAAGCAGCACAAGAGCATGAAGCAGTTAAGATAAAGCATATATTCGGATTCCGTGGAGAGCGTGACAAGACCAAAAGAGTGCATATGATTAAAGCATCGGCCGCAATGAGTGATGAATTCATCTTGACCTTCGATGACCTGAACGGAATATCCGAAGAAGAGATGGCCAATGAATTAAAGGAACTGAATGAACGATATGGCATGAATAAAGGAAAAGTCATTACAGACAGGACCCTGGCAATTAGAGATGCATGGGAAAACGCCAGGAAAGGGGAGTGGATCCTTATCACGGGTAAAGGACCTGAAGAGTATCAGTTAATGTATGAACTTCCTACATCGTCAGATAAAGAAACACTGTTATATTTAAAGAAACTGCAGAACAAGGAAAGTGTAATAGGTTGAATGGAAAGCAGGCGGAATAAGCAGCCTGCTTTTTTTCAGGGGATTTAAACTCGCTTGAGTAATCTGACACAAAATATCCTTCTAATAATGACAATAATATGAAATGTGAATTGGGTCACTCCAATATTTTCACAGCATCTCTTATGATATAAGTAAGCAAGACAATTGACCGGACTAAGGCGGGAGGAGGTACTCAATATGGATAAAAAAGAAATTTATAAAATGCTTGAACAAATAGAAGAACCCATGCTTGGAGTCGATATTGTGAACCTTGGCCTCGTCTACGAAGTCTGTGTCAAGGATGATAAAGATGTCGAAATCGTCATGACTACAAGGAATGAAGATTGCATGCTTGCTGATTATATTGCACTCTCCGCCCGTGAACATCTGGCTGGTCAGATGGGTACCCTCGAGCATATTGATATCAAAATGGTCTCAGCACCAAAATGGACACAAGACAGGATGTCCAAATACGCTAAATATTTACTGGACTTGTAAAATAACCCAAAAAGGTTGCGACTTCGCAATCTTTTTTTCTGTGTTTAAGTGTATTTCATGATTTTAGCTTGTAGTTCCACGAGGTTCGAATAAAACGTCGGCACTACCTGATGGTTTTGTCAGAAGACATACCAGATTCGGACGAAACGCCGGTTAGGTCTTATGAATTTGTCCAAAGTCAGCCGAAGTTCGGACAAAATACTGGCTCCATCTCAAGAATTTGTCCGAAGTCAGCCTAGGTTCGGACAAAATACTGGCTCCGTCTTGTGAATTTGTCCGAAGTCAGCCCAGGTTCGGACAAAACCCTGGATCCACCTCAAGATTTTGTCCCGAGGCACACTAGTTTCAGACAAAACATCCATGGAATTTTTTCCATACCCTAATATAATCTTACGTTTATTCGAATTGTCTTTTAGAATAAGAGTTGGGGGAATAATGGAGGCATTTAAAATGATTTATAAAAAGATAGCTGGAATCAGCATGTGGCAGTTGAACAGGACTCTGAAAAAACTGGCTTTCGCAAGAATGGAATTGGAAAAACAAATGCGGAAGGAATTGATTGTGGTCCTTCTAGAGCCTAAAAAAGAGAAAGTACTTGCGACTGAGGAAGAAAAGAAAGAAATCGAGCGAGCGGTTCAGGAATTAAGCGGGTTCGAGACGTTAAGGTTGTGCCTGCTGGAAGATTGCAAACCAGTTTACATGGAGAAAGTGAACAATAACGGTGTTTCAAGATGGCTGGAAATCCCGGTCAAACCTTTGATTACATATGAATTTCTTTATGAAACACAGGAAAGTCAGGTAAAAATAGGATAAGCATAATCTGCGAAAAAGAGGACCAATCAAGGTTCTCTTTTTTTTGTTTTTGACCTTGTTTTTCATATCTAGAATTGGGCTAGTATTTTTTTCAGTGTTTAATTGCACAAATGTCCCGGTCTGAATAGGATATAGGGACACAAAAAAAGGAGGTTGTTACGATGTCAGAAGGATGCGGCTATGGTGGCGGTTTCGCCCTGCTTGTAGTATTGTTCATTCTTTTAATCATAATCGGAGCGTCTTGGGGTTTCGGTTACTAAATTTTGAATAAGTAAACTTCATTAGGAGGTTTTATCATGTACGGATACAGCGGATGCTGTGGATATGGCGGTTACGGCGTAGGAGGAGCTGGATACGGCAGCGGTTTTGTTTTGATCGTTGTGCTGTTTATCCTCTTGATCATTGTCGGCTGCGCATGCTATCGCTAATAAAAACAAGGAAAGAGGCTGTTGAAAAGGTCATGATGACTGTTGACAGCCTCTTTCCTTTTGCGTTGAGTTTATTCTAAGATTCAAGATGATCCATAAGTGATACTCATTTTTACAGCAGGTTAGTTAATTAGAATGATGAAAAAAGAGTGAATTTTTGTTATTTTTAAATAAATTAAAAATATTCCGAAAAAGGTGATTCTTTTTTTGCGCTTGTTCGTCTAACTGTCTGTAAAAAGGGGGGAGAATTTTGAGCGATCACTACAGCATTCAATTCCAAAAGGTTTACGAGGAATACAGTGACAAGGTTTATGGCTATCTCCTATTATTGACCGGTAAAAAAGAAGTCGCAGAGGATTTAACCCAGGAAACTTTTATAAGAGTGTACAAGCATATTCATCAGTTCAACGGTGATTCGCAGATTTTCACATGGATCGTGAAAATCGCACGTAATGTTGCAATTGACCATTTAAGAAGAAAAAGACGGCTGCGTTTTTTTTCACTGGATAAGTATGTCATCGAATCATGTCAGCCATCCCCAGTCGAAATCATCGTAAAAGGGGAGAAGACATCACTCCTTTACAAAGGAATCAAAGCACTGAAGCTCAACTACCAGGAGGTATTGATTTTAAGGAAAATAAAAGAGTTTTCGATTAGGGAAACCGCACTGATCCTTGGCTGGAGCGAAGGGAAAGTGAAAATCACTACTTCCAGGGCAATGGCTGCCTTAAAAAAAGAGTTAAAGAGAAGAGGGGAAATCATTGAAGAAATCATTTGAACTTGAAGATAGCTTCAGGGGGCTTAGCCAAATTCCTAGATCGGAAATCCAAAAACGAAAAACTTATAAAACAATAATCCAGACCGTAAGGCCGGATATGCCGATTGGCTACATAGCAAGAAATTGGACCGGCAGACTCCTGACAATTGTGATGATACTAGTTTGTGCAGCTTTCCTTCTAACAGAAATCAATAGTCCTTCTCAGGAAGGGGTAGCTGCTCTAAATCCAGCAGAGTTATTTGCATCAAGCGAAATTGTGATTACGTACCTTACTAAATCTGATTCTCCAGAACAATTTAATCTCCATTCGAACCTGACAAGAAAAGGAGTTTCCATCATTGATGAACAAGGTTGGCTTGAAATAGTGAACAACACTGTAAATGGCCGAAACACTGTAAAAAATGCACCGGAGATGGAAAACGCCTTTGATTTATTATTAATCTATGAGGGCAGGAAACCTGACCAATGTAAATTATGGGTTAATGAAGAAAATGTATATATCAAAAGAGTGAAAGACCAACGCGTATATAAAGTAGAAGCAAATAAAGCAGATAAGGTGATTGCAATGATTCAAGATATGGAAAAACAGGTTCAATTTTGAACCTGTTTTTTATGTCCTTCTTCCTATTTTTTAAAAGACTTACAGAATATGTTTAGGCTAATGTCAAGCGTGGTAATTTTGATTTTGTGTTTATTAAGCAACTTGAATATACAGGAGGAAAAGATATGAAGAGGGGTCTTGCATTTTTTATTGCAATGTTTATGCTAATTGGCTTGCTGGCTGGGTGCTCTGGGGAGCAAAAAGCTGATGCCGAAAAAACGAAAGATGGAAAAGTAATAGTCGATTTCTGGACATTTTGGGGTTCAGAGACACGCCGTCCGATCATAAAAAAAATAATCGATGATTATAACGAATCACAGGATAAAGTTTTCGTTAAACACACTTTCCTGCCGTGGGGCGATATTTGGACAAAAAACCTTGCATCAGTGGCAGCAGGTAATCCAGCGGATGTCATTATCAACAATATCAATACAGTTGCCCAGCGTGCTGAAAACAAGCAGGTAGAGGACCTAAGCCAATATATAGATGATTCATTCAAGCAAAAATTTCACCCACATTTATGGGACACTGTCGAGTATGACGGAAAGTCTTATGCTGTCCCTTTCAATACAGACACACACCTTCTTTTCTACAATAAAACAGCATTCAAGGAAGCGGGACTTGATCCTGAGAAGCCGCCTGCAACCTGGGCGGAGCTAGAGGAGTACGCAAAGAAGTTAGATATTGAGAATGGCGATAACTATGAACGAATTGGATTCTATCCTTTATGGGGAAGTGTCGGGGCATCCAGCTGGATGACAAACGCAGATAGCGGCAAGGGTTTTATTGAAGATGGAGAGTTGACAATCAACACACCGAAAAAAGTTGAAGCCCTTAATTGGATTCATGATTGGAAGGAACGCCTCGGAGAAAACACTGTACAAGCTTTCCAGGCAGAGTTCGGAAGTGAACAGGCAAATCCATTCATTGCAGGAAAAGTTGCAATGTGGGTTGATGTGGGAACATTCTACATACAATTAAGAGACTACGGACAGAATGTTGACTTTGGCGTAGCACCAATCCCTGCATACGAGGAAGGTTCGGGGAACTGGGCTGAAGGCGGCGGATTCGTGGTTGAAATTCCGAAAGGTGCGAAACATCCAGAGGAAGCAATGGACTTTATTAAGTATCTGACAGATGTTGAAGCTCAGAAATATTGGTCGGTTAAAAACTATGACAATGTAGCGAACATTGAAGCAGCTGAGGCAGCCCTCAATGAACTCGAAGGTTCGGATAAGATGGTCTACGAAGCTACTGTCAAAAACCTGGAGCATACAAAGATGTTCCCAGTGCCAGTTGAGTATCCAGATTATCATAGCAGTTTGAACCCGCATATTGACAATGCACTATTAGGAAAAACTACTGCTGAAAAAGCATTGGAAGAAGCGGAAGAAGATATAGCAAAAATGAAAAAGAAATAATCACAGAAGGAGAAGGCGCATAACGCCCTTCTCTTTTAAAAACTTTTTAGGATTTAACGTCTGCTATTTTAGTATTTATCGATTAAGAAAAGCATCAAGGGGGTTTAGGAAAGCATGAAGTCTTCAGATACAACACTAGCACACAGAGAATCCGGGCCTAAAGTAATAAGGGAAGGTCGAACTTCTGAAGCTGCCCGAAAAAAGGGTCTCAGCAGAAAAGCAAAAGACAATTTGGCTGGATTTTTATTCATTTCACCGTGGATCATCGGGTTTCTAGTACTGACCTTAGGTCCATTACTCTTCAGTCTGGCTGCAAGTTTCACAGATTACAATATTACTTCAAAAATGAATTTCATTGGTTTGGAAAATTACAAACGCATGTTTACGATGGACGATTTATTCCGCACTTCCCTTTTAAATAATATTTATTATGTTATTTTCTCAGTTCCATTGACGACCGCGGGAGCCATTATACTAACCGTTCTGTTGAATCAAAGGATCAATTGAAGGCTCGAATATCTCATCGGGAACAAAAGGATAAAAGAAAAAGGATGCTGACATAAGCATCCTTTTTCTAATCTAATTAATTCATGACAGGGCAGGTTGTGAGCCAAACGCCAGAAACACACGTCCTGTAACCATTATGGTAGGCATACTTAGTGCATTGCCAGCATAGATACCCTTCTTGGTTAACTGCTGATTTCCCCCGGTAATCCTCTACTGTGCTGGGAGTTCTATTTTGATTTTGTGAAGAAGAGGCAATGACAGAACCAGAGAAAACGAGCAATAGTACAAAAGTCAACATGAACAGTTTTTGCATGATTCATCCCCCTTATTTTTAAAGAAACATTGAAATAGTAAACCTTGTAAAAAATTTACTATTTATAATAAAGTACGGAAAGGGAGGTTGAATTAGAA
This window of the Mesobacillus jeotgali genome carries:
- a CDS encoding pyridoxamine 5'-phosphate oxidase family protein, with protein sequence MASQNLKEKITQVLGESKVGTLATVVGNKPHSRYMTFFNEDLTLYTPTSKETYKAEEVERNPYVHILLGYEGEGMGDAYIEVQGKASIREDQSLKEKFWNEKMEKWIESPHDPDYIILEIKPETIRLMNDNGEPETMNL
- a CDS encoding protein-glutamine gamma-glutamyltransferase; translation: MIIIRFPDGASGQMLQNLSGKQKEIYEQLDNSLTMFEYDTTFQLLFEIKLRENIIEAALKLKDASVAFTSFKYSRFNPVYWTKGPRGYLLNPNVRPSDAINDIYENGQEYAFECSTAMVIIFYKAVLDSIRLSDFNYLFRGLLVWNWNYDPDLAIITLEGNEFIPGDVVYFMNPDFDKPIWRGENAVVLGNGLYYGHGIGIGTAEEMISALNTLRKNGSTTSAFMLQQHSRLNFKYLSQFSR
- a CDS encoding UDP-N-acetylmuramoyl-L-alanyl-D-glutamate--2,6-diaminopimelate ligase; its protein translation is MRLTKVLEELGSSLKKYMNDADPELSGIQMDSRKVEPGDLFVAITGFQIDGHKFINEAIDNGAAAVIGENELELSVPYIQVFDSRLALGRAASAFYQHPSRKHTVIGITGTNGKTTVSYILKHILEHAGKSCSLLGTVSYIINNEVYKPSNTTPDALQIQELISKSNDEFVVLEVSSHALKQYRIEGLELDYGLFTNLSHDHLDYHPTIEDYFEAKTLMYNYMKKEGSAVVSRLGEWGDRLDSILKAKEIPVYSIGYDDIHDLKIEDIKLNGESRFDIQMGGITYPLTFPSPGLHNVYNAAMAFLTAVKIGISPDVITEALKSFPGVPGRFEMISHPEGATFIVDYAHTKDAIEYCLQAAQEHEAVKIKHIFGFRGERDKTKRVHMIKASAAMSDEFILTFDDLNGISEEEMANELKELNERYGMNKGKVITDRTLAIRDAWENARKGEWILITGKGPEEYQLMYELPTSSDKETLLYLKKLQNKESVIG
- a CDS encoding metal-sulfur cluster assembly factor, with the translated sequence MDKKEIYKMLEQIEEPMLGVDIVNLGLVYEVCVKDDKDVEIVMTTRNEDCMLADYIALSAREHLAGQMGTLEHIDIKMVSAPKWTQDRMSKYAKYLLDL
- a CDS encoding YjcZ family sporulation protein → MSEGCGYGGGFALLVVLFILLIIIGASWGFGY
- a CDS encoding YjcZ family sporulation protein, which produces MYGYSGCCGYGGYGVGGAGYGSGFVLIVVLFILLIIVGCACYR
- a CDS encoding RNA polymerase sigma factor — encoded protein: MSDHYSIQFQKVYEEYSDKVYGYLLLLTGKKEVAEDLTQETFIRVYKHIHQFNGDSQIFTWIVKIARNVAIDHLRRKRRLRFFSLDKYVIESCQPSPVEIIVKGEKTSLLYKGIKALKLNYQEVLILRKIKEFSIRETALILGWSEGKVKITTSRAMAALKKELKRRGEIIEEII
- a CDS encoding ABC transporter substrate-binding protein, with translation MKRGLAFFIAMFMLIGLLAGCSGEQKADAEKTKDGKVIVDFWTFWGSETRRPIIKKIIDDYNESQDKVFVKHTFLPWGDIWTKNLASVAAGNPADVIINNINTVAQRAENKQVEDLSQYIDDSFKQKFHPHLWDTVEYDGKSYAVPFNTDTHLLFYNKTAFKEAGLDPEKPPATWAELEEYAKKLDIENGDNYERIGFYPLWGSVGASSWMTNADSGKGFIEDGELTINTPKKVEALNWIHDWKERLGENTVQAFQAEFGSEQANPFIAGKVAMWVDVGTFYIQLRDYGQNVDFGVAPIPAYEEGSGNWAEGGGFVVEIPKGAKHPEEAMDFIKYLTDVEAQKYWSVKNYDNVANIEAAEAALNELEGSDKMVYEATVKNLEHTKMFPVPVEYPDYHSSLNPHIDNALLGKTTAEKALEEAEEDIAKMKKK
- a CDS encoding carbohydrate ABC transporter permease, yielding MKSSDTTLAHRESGPKVIREGRTSEAARKKGLSRKAKDNLAGFLFISPWIIGFLVLTLGPLLFSLAASFTDYNITSKMNFIGLENYKRMFTMDDLFRTSLLNNIYYVIFSVPLTTAGAIILTVLLNQRIN